ACACCTTCGCTGATCTGCCGTTGAACGGCCGCATTCAGTGGAATTCGAGGACCCAACACCAAAACATCAACTCGAAGACCTCTATTGCGGAATGCATTTTCCACATGGAAAATAAAGTTTCTAGCAACCTGTATTAGCAAGAGCTATATCGCGAACTATTAGAACGCAAGACTAACCGGTCAACCTCCTCCAAGACGAGAATTTGCACCTCCGGGACATCTCTTGGGGCCCGCCTGGGCACTGGCAACTCTACATCACCTTCATACCCGCGGGCCCGTGGGCTGGGGCTGCGGTATCTTCGGTCCCTTGCGTAGGGGGACCGGGACCGGCGTCGTTCCCGTCGATCGTAACGTTCTGGGGTTCTATCCCGAGACCGGTACCCGTCCCTTCCGCGGAAGCCACGAGGGGACGGGGATCGAGGGGGAGGCCGATAGTCATCGCGCCTACGGTGAGTAGGTTCATCTCTGAAATCGCTGAATGGAACTCTCGGAGATTCGTATGGTCGGTCGTAGCGATCCGTAGGAGCTCTAGGGTTGCGACTGCTCGGCGGCCCCCCTCTGCTGTATTCGGGAGACCTCGAGCGCCTAGCCGGTGGAGCGCGGGAAGGTTCTGCGGGAGCTGGGCCTGGCCTCGTATTTCTCTGTGGCTTGGATATCTCAAGGTCTGAGAGGTTCCATTAGTCTGACCGAGAAATTTCGTATGCCTGGATGTCCGACACTTACGAACTTTGCGCCCCCTCACCACAGCTCCTTGCTCTACGTCGAGCGCTTGCTTGCAGGCTGGGGCCTCCAGAAATTGTATAAAGCCGTACGCCTGCTTGATAGATATCTGCGCTAACTTCCCGTACTTATGAAAGATATGAAACAGATCTCGCTTGGTCACTCGTTCTGTTGGAAGGTTGCCTGTTATTGTTGGGAACACGAGACGTTAGTTACACCACTGCCAGGGTCCTAAATAGGATTTGCAATACTAACCAACGAATAATCTGGAGCCTGCTGGGAAACGATCCCAGAGCCCTTCTGTGACATATACCCTCTCATCATGTAGAAACTCGTCATATTTCTTTTGTACATCTGGTCCCCAAGgggcatcatcatcggtgCTTTTAGATTGCCGAACCTGCTGTTTATCAACGCGCCCAGCCTTAATGGATACTGGGGACGAAGGTGCCTGCGCTTCCGCCGTGGCCGGCGGGGATTGCTGGAAACTAGCCACGGGAGGAGGGGGTAGGCTACTGACGCCCGAGGTGGTCCCTGGAGCGCCGGCACCTGCCAGGGGAGGGAGTGCGGGGTTAGACTGGTAATTACTTTGCTGGGCAGAGTAGGAGGGTTGGGCGTTAGACGCATTAGGGGGGAGCTGATGATACGAGCGGATATCATCGCTGGGGTTATAGTTGGGATGGATGGAAGGCTTCTCTTGGGGTGGGGGACGAGGAGGCAAGCCCAGGGAAGATTGGAGAGCTTCATCAGTTGCTTGAGGGTCCGCAGAGGCATCCCCGGAAGGGACGGCCTGAGATACTGCAGGGGCAGAAGGAGCGGCAGTGGAGGAAGGGGGAAGATTATCGAGGAGGTTCTGGAAATCCACACCATCCTCACCAGTGTTATGTGGCTTGTTGCGGGTGTCTAAGCGATCCTGTGGAGCCGACGAAGCTGCCCAGGAGGAGGCTGCATGATCTATTTCGCTCGCAATGGGAATGCTCTGAGAAGCATGGGGAGCAGAGGGAGGGAGATCGGGGAAAGGGTGATGAGGTATAAGGGTGGCGGGATCTGATGTAGGAACAGTGGTTAGAAATGAGTTTGGTTCGGAGCCCTGCGCAGCAGAGGTGGTCGCAGTGGCCATGGAAGGAACATATGCAGATTGGTCTGATGGTAGTGACGCATGGGAAGACGCAGCCGCGTTCTTGTTCATCGAACCATCGTCCGCCTGAAATGCACCAGAGTGGTGGTAGCTACCTTGAGTTTGAGTTTGGAATTGTCCTGAAGCCTGCACAGAGCCATATTTTCCTTGCACATCCCCAGACCCAGCATAATGGGCATATTGGGATGGCAGATCAGTATGCAGCTGGGCGCGGTGTTCAACAGCAGACTCGGACTTCTCATAAGTCGAAGTATCGTTGAAGATGGGGTCCATTTGATTCTGAAGCACCGGGATATTTGCTGGTTCCGCGATGTGTAGCGGACGAGGGCTCTCGGGAGTCAGGGTCTTGCCTCGAAAGTGAAGAGCTTCATCTGGGGAACTGGGCGTCATGTAGACCAAGGTATGAAGAATTGATTCATCTACAAAACCACGCGAAAAGACGGTCCCAAGAGCCACAGGGGATTAGGGATTTTCCAAAATCGACCAAGCTAAGGTGGGGCTAATcttgggaaaaaaaagaaccgGGCCGTTTGGGAGCTCCGGTGGGCGGTAAAGGGAGGATAGAGATGGAAAATCAATgagaggatggagaagcaCCACGAggagggaggaagaggaactgGCTGTTTGATCTGTTTGACGAATAGTAAAACCAAGCAGACGGACACTCCCAATAAGCACGAGACAGACAGAAGGCAGGGAGGAGAAGCCGAGCGAGGCCGATAAggaataataatgataaaaTAACAAGGATAAGGCCCGGGTAGGTATATAAAACAAGGCAGTgagggaaaaacaaaagctcGGACGTATGTAATGGAAAGATCTAGTAAGTATTGAAATGACAATCCGAGGGGTAAGCCCAGCGCTATGGTGAGCAGATGAGAGAAGGATTCTCCCGTCAATCCTTGATAATTAGTCAACAATAGTACTATTAGACGACGCCAGAATTAGTAGACGGGGGAGTTGTTTGGTAGTGTTGTAGTAGTTAGTACTTCGgtagggaggggagggggatcGGAGGGGCGTGGTGGGAACGAGGGCAAGTGActcgaaaaaaaaaaaacaaagctAATGTACTCCGGGAGGGGTGACCAGGGTAACTGGTGAAGATCCTTCTTTTAGTTGAAATCGCACGCACACACAAAATACATTAATTAGTTCGAAATGGGGGTCGAGGAGTGtgggaggaaaaaagagaaaaaaaaaatccgCATGGCGAGAGAGACGATGGAAGATTTTCCATGTTGTAAAGTTACGGTTTGCGCACGTCAGCTTTACAATGCTGCACAAACTTTACGCGCCTTTCCCCATCGGGTAGGGCGTTAGCGCGCAAGGTCTCCTCATGCCGATGGTATGACTGGATGATTCGATTGCCAGCCAGTCTTAGTGGCGGGTCAAGTCATGCTCTCGATGATTTCCCCTGGAACTGCTCGAAAGTTCCTTCATCATTCGTCAAAAGAGTTATTCTTAGAGTCAGGTCCAGACCCTGGTAAGACCGGAGTATCTCCGTCTATACTATAGCTGAATTGAGCAATCGACACTTGTCAACATTTCTTGTTCCCCATTTCTCCGAATTTCTATGTACCTGAAAGGTACCCAAGTCATACAGAAGAACGGATTACCTAAAAATATTGAACTCCCAACCGAATTACCACTCAGTGAGCACCATCTTAAGGGGTTCTGTACTGATGGAAAGCCCGCGGAAGTGTACGGTACCCAGCTTCTAGAGGATACCCACTGCCTCATTTGACCTTCCCGATCGGCTATAGCGCCAAGTATCGGGTTCATCAGTCCCAGCTAGCACAGTGTCTTTCCCGGCAACTAACCTTGAAGCTAACTCGGATTTCTAGAAGATCCCCGTGCTTGTTACCGGTTAGTATCTCATCCTTAATTCAATGTCTGAGTTACAGGGATACCTACACTGGCTACTCCCAACTACTATTACATCAGCCACCCACGAGaacacaacaacaaaaaaaaaagataatctACCGAAGCATATTCGAAAAGAATGGTCACGCTGCAGTTATATCCTCGGATAGTTCATTGGTTCCCCCCTCTTCGTTCCTTCTCCGCTCTCACCGCAAGAACATTCGCTTCTAAACAAGCGGCCGCCACGGAACGCCTCCAAGACTCAAATGAGGATCTAGCCGCAGCTCGAAAATGGCTCACGGGACTCACTTCGAAAACTATACCACGCCAAATTTGTGAAATTTCATTTAGTCGCTCCAGTGGTCCTGGGGGGCAGAACGTGAACAAGTCGGTCGACCTCGCGTAAATAACCTCCGATTGTGTCGACCTATCACTAACTGGGCCTTGCGGATCTGAATAGGGTGAACTCAAAAGCTACTCTGAAAGTGCCTCTCCATTCTCTCTTACCGCTTGTGCCTCGAATTTTACACCGTCCGCTGCGATCATCACGATACTTCGCCGAAAGATCGGAGAGTCTAGTCATACAGTCGGAAGAGTCGCGGAAACAAGCCGCCAATGTGGAGTCATGTTACGAGAAATTGCACCAGTTGCTTAAAAATACTGCAAGAGATGCCATTCCTGGGGAGACGTCTCAGGAACAAAGAGACCGGGTACACAAATTGTACGTTTATATACATCGCTATATCGGCTTTGTTTCCGTCTTACAAATATCCCCAAAGGCTTCAAGCTCACGTTGTACAGAAGGAAGGCCGAAAACGAAGCCAGAATCAAGTCTAAGAAACTGCACAGCAGCAAAAAGAGCAATCGGCGGGGTAGTAAATTTGATGAATGATTGGCAAAGAGCTAACTTTTATCTGAACCACCCATGTGCGATGATGAACTCCAATAGGCGCCTTTGCATGACAGCGGAGAAGTAAAAGGGTACGAACAACTAGAACAAAAAAGGGGACTCCAGCTCTGAGGCTAGAGCACACGCTCCGCGTTGCGGACCGTGGCAGTAATGGCTTTTTGCAGAGACGGATCCAGACCTTCTGCGTTCTCCAATGGCTGCAGCCAATTAATAACCTCTTTTGCGACATTGGGATTCTCGCGGTGCTCCTTCAACCGGGCAAAGGACGTAACTAAAGCCCGCGGGAATTCAGGTGATGTGGGCTGCACTCCGGCGGTAGGAAGTTTGATATAGCAGATTTGCGTATGATGACTGGTAGGACTTGACTGCTGCAGCGCATTAACAACATGTTCCAAGATTTTGCGTAAACAGGGCAAGTCAGGAAAGTCCACGACCATGTCGAAGAATTCACGGCCGAATTTGGCATCTTGTTCGAAGTTCTTCATTGCTGTATCGAAAATGGCCAAAGGGATAGCACCGCTCATTGCAGGCGTTGAGCGAAGATTCTCCAACGCCACTTGGTCCACTCCATTACTATCTCTAGCGCTCGGGTTGATATCTTCACCGGTGATCTGTGGTAGCGCAATCATGTCGGCGTTGGGATCTTCAAATGAAGCATCTGACGTTGGTTTCGGGGCTTCAATCTCTCTGTCAAGACCCAGGATGCGCTGCCGAGCAACAAGCTTGGCTGTATAGATCAGTTCCAGCTTCGCGTAGTGAATCCATAACTTCCTAGAGCTCTTGCAGAACCGTAGCCCACGTTGCATGTGGCTTCGAGACTGCGTCATATCTGCATGGTCATCCAAAGCATATTGCGCTGCATATATCCACAGATCCACGTTTGTTGGGTGTAGTCGCAGGACATCGTCGAAGATCGTAGAAAGCTTTTTGAAAGCTTTCTGGGCCCTAGCATATTCAATGTATTGAATCCATAAGCCAATATCGCCGTGGAATTTGCGAGTTGCGCGATCcaggatgaagaaaatcCGCCGCTGGCCAGAATATCCCGCACCGCGAATACCAAGTCGCTTCACCCTTTTGCGTCGGAGGGCGTCGAGGTTCATTTCGTATTCTGCGTATCGTACAAAATCGGAAGGTTGAGCACCGCGAGCATTGAGCTTGTGCTCAAAGTCCGACCTTTTCTTGATGATCGCTGTGATCTCATCCTACACAATGAAAACGTAGTGTAAGTCCTCCGCATACTTTAAGTGGTGTGTAATTTGAGGAAGTACCTTGCTAAaaatcttctttctctcatacTCTTTCAGTTCAGGTACTGACTTTTCTAGAAAGAAGCGTGCCTTATCGGTAGCGGCAGACATGGTTGCGATTGTCGTTGCTGCAGGATACCTCTTTGAATGGAGTGATAAAAAAAGTTGTCGGCATCCCGCAATCA
This Aspergillus flavus chromosome 1, complete sequence DNA region includes the following protein-coding sequences:
- a CDS encoding peptidyl-tRNA hydrolase domain protein (unnamed protein product), whose product is MVTLQLYPRIVHWFPPLRSFSALTARTFASKQAAATERLQDSNEDLAAARKWLTGLTSKTIPRQICEISFSRSSGPGGQNVNKVNSKATLKVPLHSLLPLVPRILHRPLRSSRYFAERSESLVIQSEESRKQAANVESCYEKLHQLLKNTARDAIPGETSQEQRDRVHKLRKAENEARIKSKKLHSSKKSNRRGSKFDE
- a CDS encoding half-A-TPR repeat-containing protein (rRNA processing protein Utp6, putative), producing MSAATDKARFFLEKSVPELKEYERKKIFSKDEITAIIKKRSDFEHKLNARGAQPSDFVRYAEYEMNLDALRRKRVKRLGIRGAGYSGQRRIFFILDRATRKFHGDIGLWIQYIEYARAQKAFKKLSTIFDDVLRLHPTNVDLWIYAAQYALDDHADMTQSRSHMQRGLRFCKSSRKLWIHYAKLELIYTAKLVARQRILGLDREIEAPKPTSDASFEDPNADMIALPQITGEDINPSARDSNGVDQVALENLRSTPAMSGAIPLAIFDTAMKNFEQDAKFGREFFDMVVDFPDLPCLRKILEHVVNALQQSSPTSHHTQICYIKLPTAGVQPTSPEFPRALVTSFARLKEHRENPNVAKEVINWLQPLENAEGLDPSLQKAITATVRNAERVL
- a CDS encoding putative arginine/serine-rich splicing factor, whose translation is MTPSSPDEALHFRGKTLTPESPRPLHIAEPANIPVLQNQMDPIFNDTSTYEKSESAVEHRAQLHTDLPSQYAHYAGSGDVQGKYGSVQASGQFQTQTQGSYHHSGAFQADDGSMNKNAAASSHASLPSDQSAYVPSMATATTSAAQGSEPNSFLTTVPTSDPATLIPHHPFPDLPPSAPHASQSIPIASEIDHAASSWAASSAPQDRLDTRNKPHNTGEDGVDFQNLLDNLPPSSTAAPSAPAVSQAVPSGDASADPQATDEALQSSLGLPPRPPPQEKPSIHPNYNPSDDIRSYHQLPPNASNAQPSYSAQQSNYQSNPALPPLAGAGAPGTTSGVSSLPPPPVASFQQSPPATAEAQAPSSPVSIKAGRVDKQQVRQSKSTDDDAPWGPDVQKKYDEFLHDERVYVTEGLWDRFPAGSRLFVGNLPTERVTKRDLFHIFHKYGKLAQISIKQAYGFIQFLEAPACKQALDVEQGAVVRGRKVHLEISKPQRNTRPGPAPAEPSRAPPARRSRSPEYSRGGPPSSRNPRAPTDRYDRPYESPRVPFSDFRDEPTHRRRDDYRPPPRSPSPRGFRGRDGYRSRDRTPERYDRRERRRSRSPYARDRRYRSPSPRARGYEGDVELPVPRRAPRDVPEVQILVLEEVDRNFIFHVENAFRNRGLRVDVLVLGPRIPLNAAVQRQISEGVLAVVRLARPNQFSRKIPLQVFDRSGGADNVRFNEYPDVEPNIAAEIVFHAQSVQRGAPPTPFPPNPAFGVPPLAAPPMPQAPLPALSNPPNIANLITSLDGPTLQSLLGALQQRQSAVPTAQQPFSTTASTPNAGADLASLLSAATRQPVPANPQHPLPPQPFPIQAPNAPVVSDPNLISLLAKGLGGQQAQNQATVGPHVQNIMNQLGKWKQ